The Thalassotalea sp. 273M-4 genome includes a region encoding these proteins:
- the purH gene encoding bifunctional phosphoribosylaminoimidazolecarboxamide formyltransferase/IMP cyclohydrolase produces the protein MDTPRPIRRALLSVSDKTGIVEFARALAQQGVDILSTGGTAKLLAENNISVTEVSDHTGHREIMDGRVKTLHPKIHGGILARREQDEAVMAENNIDAIDMVVVNLYPFANTVAKEDCTLEDAIENIDIGGPTMVRAAAKNHKDVTIIVNASDYDRVLAEMAANNGSLQHKTRFDLAIAAFEHTARYDGMIANYFGTMLPAYTDEESVSKFPRTYNSQYIKKQDLRYGENSHQAAAFYVEANPEEASVATATQLQGKALSYNNIADTDAALECVKEFDQPACVIVKHANPCGVALGDNILEAYERAFKTDPTSAFGGIIAFNQELDADTAEAIVSRQFVEVIIAPKVSSAAAQIVSAKPNVRLLECGSWDTKTTGLEQKRVNGGLLVQDRDQGMVGMDDLKVVTKRQPTEQEMSDLLFCWKVAKYVKSNAIVYVKNDMTIGVGAGQMSRVYSAKIAGIKAADEGLEVAGSVMASDAFFPFRDGLDAAAEAGIKAVIQPGGSMRDEEVIAAANEHGIAMVFTGMRHFRH, from the coding sequence ATGGATACTCCACGCCCAATTAGACGCGCTCTGTTAAGTGTTTCTGACAAAACTGGCATTGTTGAGTTCGCTCGCGCATTGGCTCAACAAGGTGTAGATATTTTATCAACAGGTGGTACAGCCAAACTATTAGCTGAAAACAATATTTCAGTAACAGAGGTATCTGATCACACTGGGCACCGAGAAATCATGGATGGAAGGGTAAAAACACTGCATCCAAAAATTCATGGTGGTATTTTAGCTCGTCGTGAACAGGACGAAGCGGTAATGGCGGAAAACAATATTGATGCCATTGATATGGTGGTTGTTAACCTATACCCATTTGCTAATACCGTTGCTAAAGAAGATTGCACCCTAGAAGATGCGATTGAAAATATTGACATCGGTGGCCCTACAATGGTTCGAGCAGCAGCGAAAAACCATAAAGATGTCACCATCATTGTAAATGCATCTGACTATGACCGCGTATTAGCTGAGATGGCGGCGAACAATGGTTCACTACAGCACAAAACGCGTTTTGATTTAGCCATTGCTGCTTTTGAGCATACTGCTCGTTATGATGGCATGATTGCAAATTATTTTGGTACCATGTTACCTGCTTACACTGATGAAGAATCGGTAAGCAAATTCCCTCGTACTTACAATAGTCAGTACATCAAAAAGCAAGATTTGCGTTACGGTGAGAACTCTCATCAAGCCGCTGCTTTTTATGTTGAAGCAAACCCAGAAGAAGCGTCAGTAGCAACGGCAACTCAGTTGCAAGGTAAAGCGTTATCCTACAATAACATTGCTGATACCGATGCGGCATTAGAGTGTGTTAAAGAATTTGATCAACCAGCTTGTGTGATTGTTAAACACGCAAACCCGTGTGGTGTTGCGCTTGGTGATAACATTCTTGAAGCATATGAACGTGCGTTTAAAACCGACCCTACTTCTGCTTTTGGTGGCATCATTGCTTTCAACCAAGAATTAGATGCTGATACGGCAGAAGCCATTGTTTCTCGTCAATTCGTTGAAGTGATCATCGCCCCTAAAGTATCTTCAGCAGCCGCACAAATTGTGTCTGCTAAGCCTAATGTTCGTTTATTAGAATGTGGTAGTTGGGATACTAAAACTACTGGCTTAGAGCAAAAACGAGTAAATGGTGGCTTATTGGTTCAAGACAGAGACCAAGGCATGGTGGGCATGGACGATTTGAAAGTTGTGACCAAACGTCAACCAACAGAGCAAGAAATGTCAGATTTACTATTTTGCTGGAAAGTCGCAAAGTATGTTAAATCAAACGCCATTGTGTATGTTAAAAACGATATGACCATTGGTGTTGGTGCTGGTCAAATGAGTCGTGTCTATTCGGCTAAAATCGCGGGTATTAAAGCCGCTGATGAAGGTTTAGAAGTGGCTGGCTCAGTAATGGCATCAGATGCGTTCTTCCCATTCCGTGATGGCTTAGATGCAGCTGCCGAAGCGGGTATCAAAGCCGTTATCCAACCGGGTGGCTCAATGCGAGATGAAGAAGTGATTGCCGCTGCTAATGAGCATGGCATTGCTATGGTCTTTACCGGAATGCGTCATTTTCGCCATTAA
- a CDS encoding class I SAM-dependent methyltransferase: MKLVKSLLASALLASMVTSPVQANTELSDVLTQAVSGDHRSAQNKARDVYRNPIETLTFFGFKSDMTVVEIAPGGGWYTEILAPALKGNGTLYAAHYPDTGEDNYYSRSRKRLEAKLAADEIYSEVKLTNFIPKTQNDLAPQGSADLVLTFRNLHNWGQSGVEQVFLDAFKALKPGGVLGVVEHRMPAEQDFEANKSSGYFPVAMAIELAEAAGFTLAASSEINANPKDTASHPKGVWTLPPVLRLGEKDKEKYLAIGESDRMTLKFVKPAK, encoded by the coding sequence ATGAAATTAGTAAAAAGCTTACTTGCAAGCGCGTTATTAGCCAGCATGGTTACCAGCCCAGTTCAAGCCAACACAGAGCTAAGCGATGTGCTTACGCAAGCGGTTTCAGGCGACCATCGTAGTGCGCAAAATAAAGCGCGTGATGTGTATCGTAACCCCATTGAAACCCTAACCTTTTTTGGTTTTAAGAGCGATATGACTGTGGTTGAAATTGCCCCAGGTGGTGGTTGGTACACTGAAATTCTTGCACCTGCGTTAAAAGGTAATGGTACCCTGTACGCTGCTCATTACCCTGATACAGGCGAAGATAATTATTACAGTCGTTCGCGTAAAAGACTCGAGGCGAAACTTGCAGCTGATGAGATTTACAGCGAAGTAAAACTAACGAACTTTATCCCTAAAACACAAAACGATCTTGCTCCACAGGGCAGTGCCGATTTGGTATTAACCTTTAGAAATTTGCACAACTGGGGTCAAAGTGGTGTGGAACAAGTCTTTCTTGACGCTTTTAAAGCATTAAAACCTGGCGGTGTGTTAGGAGTCGTTGAGCATCGAATGCCTGCTGAGCAGGACTTTGAAGCGAATAAAAGCAGTGGTTATTTTCCAGTTGCTATGGCAATTGAGTTAGCCGAAGCTGCTGGTTTTACATTAGCCGCGAGCAGTGAAATCAATGCGAATCCCAAAGATACAGCTTCTCACCCGAAAGGTGTCTGGACCCTTCCACCTGTTTTACGACTTGGTGAAAAGGATAAAGAAAAATATTTAGCGATCGGAGAAAGCGATCGTATGACATTAAAATTTGTCAAACCGGCTAAGTAA
- the purD gene encoding phosphoribosylamine--glycine ligase, producing MNVLVIGSGGREHALAWKAAQSNSVETVFVAPGNAGTATEPGLENVNIQVGDIAKLVEFAKQNQIELTIVGPEQPLVDGVVDAFQAEGLTIFGPSAKAAQLEGSKAFTKDFLARNNIPTADYQNFTEIEPAIDYVREKGAPIVVKADGLAAGKGVIVAMTLAEAEDAIKDMLAGNAFGDAGHRVVIEEFLTGEEASFIVMVDGKNILSMATSQDHKRAYNGDQGPNTGGMGAYSPAPVVTPEIHQRIMDEVIVPTVEGMAKEGAPYTGFLYAGLMIDDSGAPKVIEYNCRFGDPETQPIMMRLNSDLVELCLLACKGELDKASIDFDSRAAVGVVLAAGGYPGSYAKGNVISGLDINTSSDRKTFHAGTAEKDGNIVTAGGRVLCATALGQTVTEAQKAAYELLEQISWEDVQFRTDIAYRAIAREAS from the coding sequence ATGAATGTATTAGTGATTGGTAGTGGTGGTCGTGAACATGCTCTAGCATGGAAGGCAGCCCAATCAAATAGTGTCGAAACCGTATTTGTCGCACCGGGTAATGCTGGAACGGCGACAGAGCCAGGTTTAGAAAATGTAAATATCCAAGTGGGTGATATTGCAAAATTGGTTGAGTTTGCAAAGCAAAACCAAATTGAATTGACTATTGTAGGTCCTGAGCAACCGCTAGTTGATGGTGTAGTTGATGCATTTCAGGCTGAAGGTCTTACTATTTTTGGTCCAAGTGCGAAAGCAGCTCAACTCGAAGGCTCTAAGGCATTCACTAAAGACTTCCTAGCCCGTAACAACATTCCTACCGCCGATTATCAGAACTTTACAGAGATTGAACCTGCAATCGACTATGTTCGTGAAAAAGGTGCACCTATTGTAGTCAAAGCCGATGGCTTAGCTGCTGGTAAAGGTGTGATTGTGGCGATGACCCTAGCCGAAGCCGAAGATGCGATTAAAGATATGCTAGCGGGTAACGCCTTTGGTGATGCTGGCCATCGTGTAGTAATCGAAGAGTTCTTAACGGGTGAAGAAGCCAGCTTCATTGTTATGGTTGATGGTAAAAACATTTTATCAATGGCAACTAGCCAAGATCATAAGCGTGCATACAATGGTGATCAAGGACCTAATACGGGTGGAATGGGCGCGTATTCACCGGCTCCTGTGGTAACACCTGAAATTCATCAACGCATTATGGACGAAGTGATTGTGCCAACCGTTGAAGGAATGGCAAAAGAAGGTGCTCCATATACAGGTTTCTTATATGCGGGTTTAATGATTGACGATTCAGGTGCACCAAAAGTGATTGAGTACAACTGTCGTTTTGGCGATCCTGAAACTCAACCTATTATGATGCGATTAAATTCAGATCTTGTTGAGCTTTGTTTGCTTGCTTGTAAAGGTGAACTTGATAAAGCCAGCATTGATTTCGACTCAAGAGCAGCCGTTGGTGTAGTATTAGCAGCAGGCGGATACCCTGGTAGTTATGCTAAAGGTAACGTAATTTCTGGTTTGGACATTAATACATCATCTGATCGTAAAACCTTTCATGCTGGCACGGCTGAGAAAGATGGCAATATAGTCACCGCGGGTGGACGCGTTCTTTGTGCCACCGCTTTAGGCCAAACGGTAACAGAAGCACAAAAAGCAGCGTATGAGCTTTTAGAGCAAATAAGTTGGGAAGACGTGCAGTTTAGAACTGACATTGCTTATCGAGCAATTGCTAGAGAAGCATCTTAG
- a CDS encoding RNA recognition motif domain-containing protein, with the protein MKSPLILTSLLVASGFALVGYFSAPVVGLDASSLAIGLLVAGFLSPVLVNAMQGGETKSADIKTLYVGNLPYRANEAAVRTLFSEHGVVHSVRLMKDKQTGKRRGFGFVEMAASDASNAVNSLNDTEFQQRTLKVREAKERPESADSQD; encoded by the coding sequence ATGAAATCTCCTTTAATTTTAACCTCTTTACTGGTTGCTTCAGGCTTTGCACTAGTGGGCTATTTTAGTGCACCTGTTGTTGGATTAGATGCGTCATCTTTGGCTATAGGTTTACTCGTTGCAGGTTTTCTTTCTCCTGTACTGGTAAATGCAATGCAAGGTGGTGAAACAAAATCAGCGGATATAAAAACCCTTTATGTTGGTAACCTTCCTTATCGAGCAAATGAAGCCGCTGTTAGAACACTTTTTTCTGAACATGGGGTTGTTCACTCAGTTCGACTCATGAAAGACAAGCAAACCGGTAAACGTCGTGGGTTTGGTTTTGTCGAAATGGCCGCTAGCGATGCCAGCAATGCCGTAAACTCGCTTAATGATACAGAGTTTCAGCAAAGAACCTTAAAAGTACGTGAAGCCAAAGAACGACCGGAGTCCGCTGATAGTCAAGACTAA
- a CDS encoding DUF3718 domain-containing protein — MKKLMLIGLALSVPFVANAHSSSAKLTAGDNSLATNLCMAALQGNSALMSNEIRSSGFSRKYVSQNISCNGLSLYEFAQTYADNPEALARSLYQPKTEISITDL, encoded by the coding sequence ATGAAAAAGTTAATGTTAATCGGTTTAGCCCTATCTGTGCCGTTCGTTGCAAATGCGCATTCATCTTCAGCAAAACTAACCGCAGGCGACAATAGTCTTGCCACAAACTTATGTATGGCCGCGTTGCAGGGTAATTCAGCTCTTATGTCTAATGAAATCAGAAGCTCTGGCTTTAGTCGTAAATACGTCAGCCAAAACATTAGTTGTAATGGTCTAAGCCTTTATGAATTTGCTCAAACCTATGCTGACAATCCTGAAGCGTTAGCCAGATCACTGTACCAGCCAAAAACAGAAATAAGCATTACAGATCTTTAG